The Salvia miltiorrhiza cultivar Shanhuang (shh) chromosome 2, IMPLAD_Smil_shh, whole genome shotgun sequence DNA window CAGTGGCCGGTTGCGGCCTCGCCGGTACTCCAACGACTTGATGCCGGTTTTGCCGCAAAGGGGAGACTCGGCGACGGCTGACTCGTCGACTTCAGGCGGAGCGGCAACAGCTTCAGAAGGGAGGCGGCTGAGCGGGGCGgcgcggccgaaggccaagcgccgctggtcgcggcccagagcagagcagcagcggccgGAGGAGATCGagcgagatagagagagatgtgAGCAGCGATTCCTTTCTTGATTGAGAGACAGAGAGCCGAGCGCTGTTGTGAGAAGGAGGGAGATGCAGcgttcgtttttttttttagaattaagagagagaagaaatgtTTGGCTTTAATAAAGATAGAGGGAGAGAAGGAATGTTTTACTTCAatatagagggagagagagaaccgatgaTAGTGTGAGGATTAAGAGAGAGAGTTAGTTCTGCTTTAAAAAAAAGGTGAGTGTTGATAATTAAGAAAGAGAATGAGTGTTATActttaataaagataaaagagagagaaagagtgttctcctttaatgaaaaaaatagagagagagaagagaattgTCGgtagagagaaccgagagtgaagaCTTAAAAGAGGAGTGGGCCTTCCTCAgttgggccgggtttgggccgattcttttgggcttgtttttattCTTCTTGGGCCTGGTTCAGTTTATTTGTTGGGCCggatattaattcatttgggccttgcttattttatttccattgggctaatatatatttattatttggactcctattatttattaataatgggtctcgaatttatattatttgggctcctacaatttaattgattaagtccaatgaaatttatttagttaagcccaatgagacttattaatttaggccccactattaatcctaattatatttaattagttatttttttataagtaagttagactaattcaagatgagtagattattaagattAACTATCTGATTTCATAAAACGAGCTTTAATCCTAtagttggattattattagaaatttctcggtttattatctcagaataataattaacgGAAtaagagtcatgcatagttatttTATGCATTcgcatttatttgagaatttccctcgaattaaaatcttgtttattttctcgtattaaaggtcaagcacaagagtttaaggcttagtcgtgagtctcgACTACCAGGTGGGCATTTATTAtgcgtaaaataaaaatgctattGAAGAACTATGCAACTctcatgctttaaaatgcaaaaatttgatttttaaatgagttatgctttattatgcttaaatgagttaaaactttatttctctttattatctacacttgtcacgctttaataatttacgctatgctatttacgcttaaattacgacttaaatttttataatttattatttatgctttgttacgcttttaagtgatttacgcttaagtaagttacgctttgttacgcgcctatgtggttcatgctttgttacgctttaatgctttatgcttattatttaacgTCTATGTaagttacgctttaatgctttatgcttattatcaAATGCTTATGTGATGATGTTAACGAATTCGATTCCTGAGCAAATAGCTATCTTGCcaaggaaatatatatatatatatattgcaacgcgaccgtgagtcaatgagagggttgaccggtcaaacgtccgttgagggaggcctccctcaacggtacgatgctagcgtctgttgggggaggcctccctcaacagtacgatgctgtgtccgctgagggaggcctccctcacggcgcgatgcctgtgctcgttgaggaaggccttcctcacgacacgatgcttcttAAATAGGACTTTCGGTGATGAAGAATGCACTCacgctatttatagatttggaAATGTTTAGAAAGCAAAAGATTTGAAAGAAGACTCACGTCTCTTATATGATGTTGTGGTTTGTTAATAAAATGTTaagtttatattttagttttggcaacTACCACTAAGTACtattgtacttagccctgcatatgtttatgaatgtgcaggttgagctgtgatggatgatgaagtgttgctgagtggagcttttgtcaatttgaAATTAGGCTCAGAAAAGATATAtgtctgcatacatgtatctcagttatgtcttccgctgcaaacactgattatgttttagtcaagtCTATAACTATGTGAATTACTCTTCAAAGAAATATCTAATGCTTACTCGGGTTCATCGagtatcttttttttaattatatgcgtcaatccttcaatgtcttaaattttattttaagaattaatgCTAGATATCAATGTCTATAATCAAGTTATGAATGAGTCAAATGTGCCCTTTCtaaccccgcttcttaaatcccttccctagtcacgatttcccggattagctatccttagttaaggccggtcgtgacagaatggtatcagagcgttcatttgctctgagtctaagaatttattttagtcAAGCCTAGACTGGATCACTagagtgtctagagttcaatcgacaaagctcaacacttcatcgcatcacactcaacgaagcagaatggtaagctcttccaagttttgagttgaTGTTTGAAATCTTTTATAGCATTTGGCATGATCGAAAAGTGGGAATTGACACGACATCAAAGTGTGTATCAGTCAATACTTAAGTTATATTGTTATTGAGTGAAATGACCGACGCAAGCACGAttaagtatgactatggtatgaattcccatgaacatagagctattaagttaGGAGATCACctctacgacagaacatagaagaaaACGTAGAAGAAATTCAACTATATCTTTTGGTGACTGAAGTGATGACAGTAAGACAAGTGATATGTATAGAATTTTTATAAGCTCGTGATTTATATCcactataaatctccatgacttatgcctaagtatcAAATTGAGATGCtatgatattatatgcttaattttttttatgactcatggatttgggatgctaaggacccttaaagtttactacatcaatgttgtcattagagtcatgacttgtttacaagttataacAAGTTAACCTTTACAAGAGTTCTTTTGAGGTTTGTATTATATGCTTGAGTGTATTAATTGACAAATCTTTGCTATCAGAATGCCACCTAAGAGAGGTCGCCCTGTGAGAAataataacaatcgcagaaaccataATGCCATACCAGAAGAACcccaaaatgatcaagaacaTAACCCACAccctccgcccccaactaggagagtcgagGAACTCTTTTTAAAACAAAACCCACCTACGTTTGGTGGGACGAGCGAGCCGGCTGAAGCCGaaatttgggtgcgtgcaatggagcgcatcttcaacttcctacgttgtactgatgaggagcgcctctcttgcgtctcattccagctGACAGGATCAGctgatttttggtgggaggcaCGTCGAAAAACTATGAcccctgaacaatgggcaattTATACGTGGGAAGATTTTAAGGCGGGATTATATGacaaatatattccgaaaagctataggaagaagaaagaggcTGAATTCTACGAtttgaagcaaggaaagaaatctgtggttgaatacgatagggaattctgcaacctggcTAGAtttgctccacaacaagtggacacagatgagaagatggcagaaaaattttgtgccggtctgaggcatgaaatTAGGATGactctagcaagccacggaggactctcatacacggagtctttgaacagggcacttgacattgaagctgcaatgccatCGGATAAGTCAGCTCCACCACTGACCTCGACGCCAAATAACCCACCAGCACcctcacatactctcaaagggaagcgcaaatGGGGCAACACTGAAGACAATATCAGTCAAGCCAACAAGAGAGTATGGCAAGAAAATGAACAGGCCGAACAGTTTAATCAACAAAGGCATGAGACACAGACTAACTCCGACCCAACTAGGGGTAACCGAGGTCAGCaaggaatttcaccttgccccaattgcggtaagatgcataggggtatctgtcgggctggaactaacgggtgttacaattgtggccaaaaaggtcactactccacaCAGTGTCCCAACAGACAACAAGGTTCAACAACTAAGCCCACCCACACCCATCCCTTACAAGCAATACGCGGACACCTTCAAATTCAGCCTCAAGAACAACAGTCACCACAACAGGGGGCAACTTATGCTTTTAACCAGGGACACTTGGAAGGTATGATAAGTTTATAAGAATACTTATCACTATCATGTTTAGTAGAGATGCTTTACATATCCTTGCTACCACACCATGCATGGTAATAATCAGCTTCGAGTGAGCTAAGTGCAATCTAGTGATAATCACACAACTTAGGATTACCATTGATATCCGCTTTAATCTAGTGATTGGAAACATCATATTTTATACAAagatactaaaaaaaaaaaaaaaaaaatcgatcaaGAAGTGTAGAAGATAAGGGACAAATTAGTTACCTTAAACATCTCGgagtatgcaaatttcgggacgaaatttttgttaagggaggtagtatgtagtagcccgctcttttatttatttatttatttttattaagatcAGTGATtgcaataattgttatattgcatCTTCAGTTATGGTAAATCCAGTGTTTAGTTATCAACTAATTCAGCTCAGAAATCTGAATTTGATGCCATTGCGTGATATGATCgcaattgaattattgaagcattcaataatttattatccagtttaataactgacttagcgaagtcaagttattaatttatatgcgatagaaatattatttctattatttacttggaagtcgTGATATAATTCCGAATTTAAGAAcaagttaaattaaatatttaattcgtagagagttataacgaagtgtcgttatttagtagaacccaatatttgttttacaaatacttgattaattaatcaaggcaAGAGATTTTTATTAGTCACCTCAATTCTATTTACTTACAATCATCATTTTTCTTTCACACTCCCTACGCTCCTACACTATCAATAGAGTAtacaaaatcaagaaataaaatatagatAGTACACGCATAGCAGCCCCTTTTCTTTAACTCTGCTAAGGTCATACTCTTTTCCCTGCAAAagtcacaatttaatatttgaaGCATGCTAAGATACAACTAGGATCAGACGCACCCTATGAGTACTCCACTTTTTAAAGTCTCACATGAAATTCCACTATtagtcaaaaaaaaattatggcagCCACCAACCAATTTCATTTTTGTCAAAAGTTGCAGCAAAATTTCCACATTTGCTGTAAATAGTTTTCAAGTTTTGCGGCCTAATCTGCCTATAAATTGAGGGCTTCATAGTAGCCTGAAAATCACCAACTACGATTCCCCCTCCTTCCTTTATGCACCAAAAATCATAGAGAGTTTATTTCAGCTGCAATCTGGACCCCAAGAGGTAAGCTCAACTtaaacttctccattttcttcttGAGTTCAGCCTGCAATGGTTAAGCAAAATCCACAATTATGTTTCAGTTTATTCATTCCTGAATTCATTagcacagcagccaaccaagcACAAAAAACACAGGTGATTGCTAATCTCATTTTACTCTAGTTCATGCTACATGATTCACACCAACAAGTATGCTTATGTTTTAGAAAGTCAGAATAAAGAATTGagatatatatgcataatggacttagcaaagtcacgtttcAGTAATACAGATTTACACATGTTATGTAGAATGTCGTATGCGTTTATGATTCCCACTGGACTCTAGAAATTAAATGCTAACACAGTAGCAACCCCACAACACCATTAATCCCTTGCACATATAGTATATAGAACCAAGACTTCACGTAAATTTGAGAAGTGAACTTGAGTAGAAGGAAAAGGAAGTGGGACTATATCGATGTACCTGTTCAGTCGAGCCGAGGGAATGACGGCGGCGATCCCTTGCTGCCTCGCTGGAATCTGACTATAACAACAACGGCACGATGAGGCATCGAGCCCGTCTACACCGAAGAGGACAGCAGCGGTGGTAGTCCATGATGAAAGAATTAGGGTTCGATTGGGGGTATAATCTGGAGTTGAAATTTCAGAGAAGAAACACGGAAGATGAGAGTTTTGGGCAAGGTCTGATGCCGACGCCAACCTCACCGGACTCGGCCATGGCAGAGCCTGTTGAGGAGGATGCACGGCTGAGGTCATGCAATTTGAGAGGAGAGAGCACGATCAGAGATAGAGAGGAAAGGATGGAAAAAGAGAGGAAGTCAGAGACGAAGGGAGCAGCGCCAGTGGCCGGTTGCGGCCTCGCCGGTACTCCAACGACTTGATGCCGGTTTTGCCGCAAAGGGGAGACTCGGCGACGGCTGACTCGTCGACTTCAGGCGGAGCGGCAACAGCTTCAGAAGGGAGGCGGCTGAGCGGGGCGgcgcggccgaaggccaagcgccgctggtcgcggcccagagcagagcagcagcggccgGAGGAGATCGagcgagatagagagagatgtgAGCAGCGATTCCTTTCTTGATTGAGAGACAGAGAGCCGAGCGCTGTTGTGAGAAGGAGGGAGATGCAGcgttcgtttttttttttagaattaagagagagaagaaatgtTTGGCTTTAATAAAGATAGAGGGAGAGAAGGAATGTTTTACTTTAatatagagggagagagagaaccgatgaTAGTGTGAGGATTAAGAGAGAGAGTTAGTTCTGCTTTAAAAAAAAGGTGAGTGTTGATAATTAAGAAAGAGAATGAGTGTTATActttaataaagataaaagagagagaaagagtgttctcctttaatgaaaaaaatagagagagagaagagaattgTCGgtagagagaaccgagagtgaagaCTTAAAAGAGGAGTGGGCCTTCCTCAgttgggccgggtttgggccgattcttttgggcttgtttttattCTTCTTGGGCCTGGTTCAGTTTATTTGTTGGGCCggatattaattcatttgggccttgcttattttatttccattgggctaatatatatttattatttggactcctattatttattaataatgggtctcgaatttatattatttgggcTCCTACagtttaattgattaagtccaatgaaatttatttagttaagcccaatgagacttattaatttaggccccactattaatcctaattatatttaattagttatttttttataagtaagttagactaattcaagatgagtagattattaagattAACTATCTGATTTCATAAAACGAGCTTTAATCCTAtagttggattattattagaaatttctcggtttattatctcagaataataattaacgGAAtaagagtcatgcatagttatttTATGCATTcgcatttatttgagaatttccctcgaattaaaatcttgtttattttctcgtattaaaggtcaagcacaagagtttaaggcttagtcgtgagtctcgACTACCAGGTGGGCATTTATTAtgcgtaaaataaaaatgctattGAAGAACTATGCAACTctcatgctttaaaatgcaaaaatttgatttttaaatgagttatgctttattatgcttaaatgagttaaaactttatttctctttattatctacacttgtcacgctttaataatttacgctatgctatttacgcttaaattacgacttaaatttttataatttattatttatgctttgttacgcttttaagtgatttacgcttaagtaagttacgctttgttacgcgcctatgtggttcatgctttgttacgctttaatgctttatgcttattatttaacgTCTATGTaagttacgctttaatgctttatgcttattatcaAATGCTTATGTGATGATGTTAACGAATTCGATTCCTGAGCAAATAGCTATCTTGCcaaggaaatatatatatatatattgcaacgcgaccgtgagtcaatgagagggttgaccggtcaaacgtccgttgagggaggcctccctcaacggtacgatgctagcgtctgttgggggaggcctccctcaacagtacgatgctgtgtccgctgagggaggcctccctcacggcgcgatgcctgtgctcgttgaggaaggccttcctcacgacacgatgcttcttAAATAGGACTTTCGGTGATGAAGAATGCACTCacgctatttatagatttggaAATGTTTAGAAAGCAAAAGATTTGAAAGAAGACTCACGTCTCTTATATGATGTTGTGGTTTGTTAATAAAATGTTaagtttatattttagttttggcaacTACCACTAAGTACtattgtacttagccctgcatatgtttatgaatgtgcaggttgagctgtgatggatgatgaagtgttgctgagtggagcttttgtcaatttgaAATTAGGCTCAGAAAAGATATAtgtctgcatacatgtatctcagttatgtcttccgctgcaaacactgattatgttttagtcaagtCTATAACTATGTGAATTACTCTTCAAAGAAATATCTAATGCTTACTCGGGTTCATCGagtatcttttttttaattatatgcgtcaatccttcaatgtcttaaattttatttcaagaattaatgctaGATATCAATGTCTATAATCAAGTTATGAATGAGTCAAATGTGCCCTTTCtaaccccgcttcttaaatcccttccctagtcacgatttcccggattagctatccttagttaaggccggtcgtgacaataaTCCCTTAATTGAAGCTTTAAGAATTAGGGATCTTATGTGTATTTTATTCTTCTTATCCCTCAATTGATAATTTATATTCGTAGAGTGAGATTCACTTAAAAATAAAGagtaaagaaattaaaaaatattaattggaCAGAGTTAGGTGTCTGTTGGGAATATTGGGGATTTTGCACTCCTTATGAAAATGTTGATCTATAGATTTTccttctctcaaaaaaaaaagtttagatAAAAAAGACATATATATCAAGTTTAGAATATAATTCGGACgagttagaaaataaataacacaCATTACTTGTactataatatttaatataatagtaaaattcATAATGCGAGGTGATTTTCGAATAACTTTGAACCAatcgcattttttttttttgaaattacaacagatatctgaatataatcaattatgtaATTAACCCGCAGATAGGCGGGACCTCATCACCACTCAAACAGTGGGAAAATATCATCACACGCAGGCGAGAGACACTCTGCTTGTGGGACCTCAATACCAAAAAATACAACACTGCATATAGACGGAAATACAACACCAtctaaattaaattgaaaaaatatcaCCGCATGCAAGCGGGATTGAACCAAGATCTCTCATAAAAGAGAGTCTTTAAGTGCCTCAACTTTGTCATTAGAGTAAGGCCTCGTTGGCAACCAGCCGCATTTCTAATATACTACAAAAGAACAAGGATTTTATATTTAGTAATATATTTACCAATTAATTCATGCtagtttaatatttatattatggAGTTATCAAATGACGTAGAGGAAATCgaatatattttgaaataaaagatattatgtttttttctttttaatgttTTGATGAAGGATGTTATGTTTGTCATTTCATTATTTAAAGCATTCATGAATTCTGATATCTGTCTCGCTGAAAAACAacataacaaataaaataaaacaaataaaggTAGAATTAAAGGGGTCCATAGTGATTAAAACTTTGGGCATTTCCCAACCTATACTATTCATATCAATTAACCCTTCTAATCATGGCTTGTCTGTTGATATTTGA harbors:
- the LOC131012159 gene encoding uncharacterized protein LOC131012159, encoding MPPKRGRPVRNNNNRRNHNAIPEEPQNDQEHNPHPPPPTRRVEELFLKQNPPTFGGTSEPAEAEIWVRAMERIFNFLRCTDEERLSCVSFQLTGSADFWWEARRKTMTPEQWAIYTWEDFKAGLYDKYIPKSYRKKKEAEFYDLKQGKKSVVEYDREFCNLARFAPQQVDTDEKMAEKFCAGLRHEIRMTLASHGGLSYTESLNRALDIEAAMPSDKSAPPLTSTPNNPPAPSHTLKGKRKWGNTEDNISQANKRVWQENEQAEQFNQQRHETQTNSDPTRGNRGQQGISPCPNCGKMHRGICRAGTNGCYNCGQKGHYSTQCPNRQQGSTTKPTHTHPLQAIRGHLQIQPQEQQSPQQGATYAFNQGHLEG